GAATCACTGATGACACAATCGATCCAGGATGCCGTGCTCAAAGCGCTTGGCGAGAAGGACCCGAACATCGCACGCTGCGGGATCAAACTTGCCGGCGTTCTGAATATCAAGGAGAGCGTGGACAAAATCATCCCAATGTTAAAGCACGAGGCTTGGCAGGTCCGCCTGACCGCGGTTCAAGCCCTCGGTCTGCTCGAAGCCGTGAAAGCCAAACCCTATCTGGTTAAGATCCTCGGCGGGGAGACGGATGGGTTGAGACAGCGAGTCATTTCGTACGCCGGCCTGGACGGCAAGCCTCCGAAGGGTCAGGTCCCCGGTAAGGCGGATCCGGCGGATGAGGGTGAAGAAGTGTGGCAGGTCAAGAAGGCGGCCGCCATTGCCCTGAGCCAAATCGATCCCGATTTGGCGGAAAAGCCGTTGCTGGACGCCATGAAGCTGCCAAACCCGCAAGTCGCCATGGCCGCCATGAGCGGGCTGACGCTTTTGGAGTCGCCAAAAGCCGGGGAGCGGATCCTACCGTTTTTGGACAGTAAGGATACTGAAACGAAAAAAGCGGCTGTCATCTGTCTGGGTAAACTCGGTTATGCCCAGGCGGCCGGCGCGCTGTTGCATGTATTGCAAGACAAGAATCCGATCATCCGGAGAGAAGCGGTCATCGCTCTGAATCACATCAAAGTAAACGAGGCCATTCCGGCGTTTGTGGAACGCATGAAAGATCCGCGACCCGAGGTGCGCTCGGTGGCGGCGGTTGCTCTTGGCAACACGGCCACCAAAGAAGAAGGTGTGATAACCGTGCTCCGGGAGGCTTTAGGCGATTCAAGCTGGGAAGTCCGGAAAGCGGCTGTGGACGCACTCTCGAATCTGGGAGCGGTGGACGCCATGGACGCTGTCATGCCCCTGATCGCCGATTCGGACGAGAAGGTCAAAAGATCGGCCGCCCTCGGCCTGTTGCGACTGGCTACCGTTAAGGAATATAGGCGGTACGAATAGAGAACTCGGATGAGCGAACCAGAATCATCAGCCGGCCTATGAACCCGGTTCTGGACAGGATGTTGGATCAGCATCCAGGCATAAGGAGATTTCGAGGCATGGCGTTTGTCTTTACGGCTTGTTCATACTTAAAGAAACCTCAAGCACCTCATCTATGCTACTTACCGGGGTCAGCTTGATACCGTCGAGCACATAGGAGGGTAACCCCTCCGCCTCTTTCAAATTATCAGCAGGCAAAAGAACCTCTTTGACTCCTGCATCGTAAGCAGCCCGGACCTTCTGTTGAATGCCGCCAACCGGGAGCACCTTACCCATTATTGTAATCTCACCGGTCATGGCGAGGTCGTTTCGCACGGGGGCCTTTTTCAAAGCCGATACGATCCCGGCAACAATTGTGATGCCGGCAGACGGACCCTCCTTGGGTACGCCCATAAAGGTCGCCAGTACCGCTACATCAAAACTCTTTCGCCATTCGGCGCTTATGCCGAGGTCCTCGTGCTTTGCCCGGATGTACTGAGCTGCTGCTTCGATGCTTTCCCGCATGACCCTTTGGATCGACCCGAGCGGTACGATGCGTCCGGACCCCTTGGTCGCTTGCATCTCAAAGTGAAGGATGCAACCATGGTCCCCTTCGACGGCCAAGCCTACAACCTCACCGACTGAAGGCTTCTCGGGGAGCGCAACGCGCTGAACACGATTGCTATCCGGAAGCTCAGGCACAACTTGCTTACCCGACGGCTGCATCAGCGATCCTAAAGAAATACGGTCATACTCGCCCGGTGCAATCAAATGGAGCTGGTCTCGCACCCGTTGCCGCAGTTCGCAGGACAGACTCAAAATGTCCTCAAGTTCCTCGTCGGCTACCCGACCATCAGGGTGAAGCAACTTCAGCAGGCCAGAGCTGGTTTTGATAATAGCGCGTTGATCGCGGCCAGAGATACCCTGCGTCCTCCTGGCATGGTCAACTATATCAAAACGAGAACGTACCGCTCCCAGGAGATCAATACGGCGAAGCTCGTGCATGATCTCGCAAAAGTAATCCGTAATGAATCCATAGTCCTTCGAATAGCTGTTTGGGGCCAACTTCGGAATTTCCCACCCGGGCAGATAGCCATGGATGCGGTCTAAGAATGCGATGACCTGCATAAAATCCGGCAGCGGCTCAAAAAGGTGGTAATATTTTTCATGTGGCAGATTACCTTGGACGTCCAGGTTGCCTACAAATACCAAACTGGCGAAAGCAAGGATTTCCTTCTTGCCCCTGCTGAATTTCGCATCCTGCATATATCCCTGCATGATGCTTACGAAGGACCTTGGATCGGTAAAATCAGTGTTCGCGATCTCGTCAAAAACAACGGCGTCCCGAACGCCGACTTCGCCAATCTTCCCGGTATTGAGGTTGATGAAAAGCTGGGCAGGAGTCGCCTTGCCGCCGGACAGCACGTGAGCGTAATATGAGATATTGCGATAGAGATAGGTCTTGCCGGTTTCCCGAGGTGCAAGTTCCACCATGTTGACGTTCGTTTCGACCAGAGGAATGCAACGGCAAAGAAAAAGTAACTTCTGTCGCCGGGTCATTTTCGAAGGATCAAGCCCACAGGAGTTTACCAAGACATCAATCCATTCGTCGGTAGAGAACTCCTCGCGACGCTCTATGAACTCATCAAGATTGATGACGCTGACCTGAAAAGGCATGAACCCGGTGATCTTGAAGGGTCTGATTTTCTTGTTATGAATCTCGGTCTCGTCATAGGTCAGGTCGATGGTTCCCCACATTCCGCCCGAAAGCAGCATGGGGTATTGACGGACGATGCTTTCCGGTATGTTCACAAAGTTCTCGTTGATGGCGGAAATCGTGCCCCAATACTTGTCCTCCGTCTCAACCAGCCGGGCTTCCAGGCTCGCGATTACCGAGTGGCTGCGGTTTTCACGAATGTAATGCCTGATTTTTTCGGCCTCCGCCCCATAGACGAAGGTCTCCTTGAGCCTTCTGACGACCTTTTCCATGTCCTCGTGGAAGGTTTCCTCGGAGCAGTAGTTGTCGATCAGGTACTCCAGGACATAGCGCGGAAATTCGTCAACTCCCGTGTTAATCGTATGGGCCTTGTTGACAACCTTGCCTCTGAAGACCTCTTTCAATTTCAGGTTCATCCACAGTCCTCCACCCGCGACACAGGAACAACCACGAGCGATTCGGGGTTCCGACTCGCCCATGTTGATTGGGTTGTTGTCTTGGCATCCGGCATCACTTCATGCTCCTTGGGGTCAAGCCCAATATCTTCCCGAGATGAGCTGGTACTCGGCGAACGATCTTTTCTGAATTCAGGCGCATGGAGAACCGAATAGTCCGCGCTTTTCTCACCATGCGTTGCGCCTCACGATAGGTGACGCTGATTCTCAGCAGCCGCTCCATGATGCCAGCCTTGCGCTCTTCATCCGAAGCATCGGCGGCATCTGGAACAAATCGAAAAACGACGTCTCCTCCCGCCGTAGAAATGTATTCGACTTGGGAGGGCAAGGCCGGTGTTTCCTCTTTGTTCTGATATACCGCTTGCGCCTCGAGCCGGAGCTCCCTATGTTTATGAGATTCCGTAAGTTCAACAGGCATCTTAAACTCGGCTTCTTCCCCTTCAATGAGTTCCGCGGGCCCGGTAATCGGGCCGAGGACAAGCAGACCCTCTTCCGGCGCTTTCACACGCATGGCAAGCATGGGCACAAGCATTTCCTGGATCGAAATCCCACCGTGTGAATATGCATCCGGATTGAAATTGGCTTTCGGCCGGGCCAGGGCGTAACCGGTTTTCGGAAAAATGATCGATTCGAATTTCTTTTGCCAACTCTGTTTGGTGGACCGGTCAAGGGCTTCCCCGGCGTTGGGCATCCGCAGATCACCGACCGGAAACTCCAGGACGCTATCGCGAACCTTGCGCGGTGCGCCGACACCGTTCAGGGTCTGTCTAAGCCACGCGTTCTGATAGAAACAATCATTCGGCTCATTCAACCAAGGCAAATCAATACGGATACGCTCGCGACCGATAGCGCCAAATCCATGGTCGGCTATTACAAAGACCTTGGTATCTGGTGTTAGTCCACGAATGATGGCCATGACCTCGGTGTCGATGATGTCCTTGATATGCTGCTGATAGATGAATGCCAGCGGGCGTCCGGGAACGCATCGACCATCGGGCAGTGTTTTCACCGGAATCTTGTGGAGTTCCTTGTCACAGAGTTCAAAGATGAAGAACTCGATGCTGCCTGCTCGATACCGAACGGTCTCACCGGTTCCCATACCATCGGGAGCCACGACTTCGACATCCCCTGCATATCCGAACTCTCGGTGCATCGCTTCTTTAAGAAGAGCGTCTTCGCCGCGCCGGGTGTCGAAGGAATCGGGAAATGTTCCAGCAAAGATCGCTTTTCTGCTTATGTGGGTCTCTGAGGGCAAAAGGGACGTGGCGGGGTAATCCGCAATGATCTCCATGCGATCCTCAAATATCGGCCTGACCAGCTCGTCCCATATGTCGTAACGCATGCCGTCGAACACAAACACCACTGCCTTTTCGCCTTGGGGGTCCCAATGAGGCTTAAGGCACCGCCTCAAGAACTGGCTGGTCAATCTTACTTCCGATGAATCCGAAGCAACCCACGATTTGTACTTTGCGGCCACCAGTTCTTGGTAACGGGCGTTCACGCTCGCGAGCGCCTTTTGCGTGTCGTCGCGCAGCAAGCTCACGCGCTCTCGAATACGATCTTGTGCCGACAGAAAAGCGGGCGGCAGATCGATTGCGGAACGTGGGAGAAAATCGACGCTAAACACCAAACGCTCCAGAGCAGACAGAAAGTATTCCAGACGGTTTGCCCGACGATCATTCCATAAGGCTCGGAACCACTCGAAAGTCAACTCTGAGGTTGGTTTCACACTCAGGTTCTTTACGGCGACATCCAAGGCGTCCCGGATGTCGCGGATTGATCGCACCAAACGATATGCCGCCTTCAGATTCTCCCAGGCCGGCGAAGGACGTTGTTCGATAAACAGGTCCTTCTTGCCATCTGTTTCTGTGAATAGCACCTGATCGAGTTTCTTATGTGAAGCAAGGGGCGGAGCGTCGGAGAGGAAACTGTCCAGGCCGACCAATAGGGCCAAGGATCGGATAAGGACCGAATAATGTTCATTCTCGATAACCTCCGCAAAGCGACCGCTGGCCGTAACCTTCAGTTGATCGAGAAGGATGAGGTTGATTGCATCCTTGGACAACGATGATTCGACATCCTGAAGGTCGCGATGAGCCCGATGGGGGTCAATAGACACAAGTTCAGGTGCGGCCTCGCCAATCAGTGCTTTGTCGATTTCACTGAAAGTTGTGAGGTCCGGGTCAATACTGGCAAGCATGAGCTTCCAATGCTCAACGTGCTGGGATAGTATCGTTGACAGATAAAAAGCCCTGACTATCAGTTCCGGCGGCGAGTCAGCGAACCAGCAGAAGGGAGCCGGGGCGCTGCGCAGCTCGTCGCGGATGGAACGCGCTACTTCCGGGGCGAGCGAATCAAGTTCCTCAAGCGCCGGATACCCGATAAGGCCGATACGCCAGTAGCTTCTTGCCTCCGGGCGTTTGAAAGCGGCCTCGGGCACCCCCAATGCCGAATAGGCAACAATCGTCTTGAAATCGTGGTCAGTAAACCGTGTCGGATGCGCCACGCGCAGGCTCGCGTGTGCTTTGAGAACAGCGTCTAAGCACCCCGTAATCAGCCTTGCGAACCTTGGATCATTGGACTCTTGAGGCCAGTTCGGGTCCCCGGTCTTTTCAATCAGAAACTGCCGTAGACTGATTTCGATCCGTGCCGTCTCAGCGGTTCTGGAAAGAAGATCAGGGTAAAAAGGGGGAGGCGCTTTTGTCAGAGACGCATGGGCCCTCCTTCGCGCCGGAGCACGGTCGATCAGGAGCAGCTTCTTCGTATCCTTTGAAACGGTTGCCCTTTCAAAGAGTTCCCTGAAGACGAGATTCGTAGATGCGATGATCACCGTAAATCCGCTCTCATTAGCGAACCGGTGGACAGCACCGTCGGCCTCGGGGAGAAGTCGAAGCGAATCCTGGACAAGCAGAATCTGCTCATCCTTCAGCGCTTCCAACTTATCAATTACCCAGCTCGAAAGCATCGACTCGCCCTCCTATTCCAACTGGAGCATTGGAAGGGAGTCGTCGTCTCCCTCGTTTTCGGTGAACTGGGTTTCAAGGAACCGGCCGAATTCCTCTGCGACTGTCCCGACCTGGTCCTTCTGAATGGTGCCAACATTGGGCCTGAAGTCGGCGATTCTGACTCGCTTCACAACGATGCGCTTGAGGTATTTGTTAATGATGTCCACGATCCCAGGCGGTTCCCGCACGACTTTGACGAAATAGGTGCGAAGCTCTTCAGTGGTCTTGCACGCCAGCAAACCGGAGATGGTCGGCTCCGTCTTTCCCTGCTCAAGCCGTTCCCGCACGGTAGGATTCAAGAAAACCTCCATCTTCCGGCGGAATACATCGTCGAGCAATTGACCGGCCTTCTTGGCTGCATCGCTTGCCGTCTGCGCATGGATTGACGCATTCACAAAAGACAAACCGCATTCATGCAACGGACCGTTGCGCAGGTGATCCTCGACGGAAGCGCGCGAAGGAGATGGGCACTCGAATATTTCAGAACGGAGATGGGTCAGACGGGAAATCAGTTTGTCCGTGCTTGGCGGTTGCAGTGCCGTGACACCATCCAGGACGCCGAGTGCGTTAATGTCGGCTCCGGTTATTGCATCCTGAATCTGCTTGCGACTGGCGTCGATCCTGTTCACCACGGATTCGTGCATCGGTACGTATACCGATGAGTACTCGCGGATCATTGCGGCAATCGTGTCTCTTTCCTCCTCGACCGGTGGGAAATGGCCCACGAGTTCGGTCTTCAGCTTTACGTCGGAATCGATATAGTCTTTCAGGGTGCCAAGCTTGGCCCGGACGGCTTCTATAGCCTTTCGTGCCTGAGCCAGTTCTTTCTGGTCTCCCAGGGTGATGGCGCAGTAGGCATGAGCTGTCCGAAGCTCGGTCTCGTATTCAAGGAAAGCCCGAAGGTCCCTGCAGTTTTTGAGTCGATTGGCAAGATCGTCCACCTCGGCAGGGGTCGCCATGTTCGTATCAAAAGCCTGATACCCCATGGCCTCTTTAAGGGCGTAAAGAAAAAGGTAAATGTCGTCGCCGCCATCGATATTTGCGGAAAAAAGCTTCACAACCTGCGCCAGTTCCGCTTCATAGGGATTGACGGACTTCAGTGCGTCGAACAGGCTCTGCGCCCGGCTCGCCACCCGTGACGAGGATTCTTTTTCCTGGGCGAACAGTTGCCGTAGCTTGGCCCGGTGTTCGGAGATCATGGCGTCATCGTGAGTGGTGGGGATTTCGGTTCCGAGCAATTTCTCCGCATACGGTCTCAAGACTTCCCAATTCTCGGGCTTGGCCACTTTTTGAATCTCGCCCAAGGCATCCAGCACTTTGGTCGAAAACTCCACATCGGCTATGTTCGAATAGTCGAGCAGGGGAAGGGCAAGCCCGGCCTTGGCCCCCAAGGTGATCCGCACACGCCCCTCCCGGACCAGACAGAGCATATAGAGCTGAACCATGCGTCGCGTGAGCCCGTAATCCTTCGGACCGCCGATGCCCATGAAGTTCTTGTAAAGGGTATCCACCTTTATGGTTTGGCCATCGTCCGTCAACTTGTCATCGATGAACGTCCACATCTCCTGCACATAGGCGTTGCCCGAAACATCCAGTTCTTTTTCGGCGCTCTTTTTCATGATGTTCAGGCCGAAGCCGAAGTTCTGTGCGGCGCTTATGTTCTGATTGGGCTTTGCCCCCTTGCGAATCCGGCCTGTCCTGACGATGCCGTTGATGACCTTGACCCCCTCTTCCTTGCGGAATACGAAGGGCGGATCAAACTTGATGTCCCTGGACACATAGGCCGCTGTAAGCACCCGATCCACCAACGGCGTCAGGATGGCCGCCAGTTCGCCGGCCACGCGGAACTCCATCTGGGTGTTGTTCAGCGCGTCGACACGGCCCCGGGCGTAGCTGTTGTCCACGATCTTTACGATCTTGGCAAGGTCGGACTGGAGCGCGTTGGAAACCCAGTTGACCACCGCGACGGCATCCTCGGTTTCCTTGCCCTGCCCGTCGGAAATGAGCTTGCGGTAGGCGGCAAAATCCATGAGCCGGTCGCGTTCTTCCTGGGTCAGCTCTGCCGGGGTCCAGAGAAGGACGCGTGGGTCCTTGCGTCGCTCGACCAGCTTGAGAATGGAGGTGTCCGCGACGTGGCGGGCGCCGATATATACGGCGAAATCAAGATCTGTCTGATCGCTTTCAATGGGTGGTAGCGGCAGATTTTCGGAGAACATTCGCCCGAGATCGCGCATCCCCACCCGCCCGGAAATCTGCCGCCCTCGCCAGATCACATCCAGATTTTGATCCCCGGAACGTGCAGCGCCTCGGTCCTCCCATGGTGCAATGAACGGAGCGATGTCCCTGAATGTAGACCTGACGCCGCTGGACAAATCGATGGTCATCTGGCGCGTGCGCACCGGCCACTCGTCAAGCGCCAGGAGGTGGTCCCACGCTTCCTTCTGCATAGCCTCGTTGGATTCCGCTTCGTCTCTGGCCTTGCTAAACTCATCCCTCGGATCAACCCCGGTAAAGACGGGATCAAAGCGGTATCTCGGCCGCTTCTCCTCGTCGAAGGCCTGGACGATCTGTCGTAATTCCTTCTTGAGGTTGTCGGCGATAGTTTCGTAGTGCTGGTTGTTTTCGTCCGGATTGGCGTCGGCGTCCCGCTCGATGAGCACCGAATTGGCGATCTCCTCCGGCGTGATGCCCTGCTGGCGCGTGCGGGAAATATGATAGAGGAAGAGGGTCTGGATGACCTTGACGCCCTTGTCGCGGTGAACCTTCAAGTAGCCCTTGGTCAGGCCGTCAATCTGGCGCTTGCATGCCTCGTAAGCCCGATAGTCCGTCTCGCGTTTCGTTTTGATAGCCACCAGCCCGGCATGGACGCCGCTCGGGTCCTCTTCGTAACGCACAGCCTCATCGAACAGCTCCCACAGGCGTATGAGCTCGCGGCCCTTGTTCTTAATTTGGTGCTTCAGGGTCTGATGCATGAAGTGGATCGCGGAACGAGTCGTGGTCAGCTCATAGGTGATCGCCCGCAGGACCTCGATGGCAGGTTTATGGAAAGGGAAAAAGTGACGAAAGTCCGGCTCGCCGATGCTATTGGGCCAAGTGAATCCTCGCTTGTAATGGAGATAATAGTTGCTGATGGCCGCCGGTTCTTTGATCTCCCTCACGCGCGCCAGGACGATGTCGTAATAATCCTTGTCCTCTTCGAGCAATTTCACCAGTTTCAACCGGTCGTCGGCGATGATGTTCTTGACGCCCATCTTGCTTTCGATGGCCTGTTGGGCCGCGCAGACCGTCCACACGGGCAGATTGTGGATTTTCGCCAGGCGGTTGGACAGTACGACCAGGGTCTTCTCGTCATCGGTCCGCTGATCCTCGTCCCGGTTCTTCATGAACAGCGACACTTCGTCCAACACCAAAAGAACCCCGCTATACCCCTCGGCCAGAATCGTTTCTATCATGTGCGTGAGGATGTCCTCGGTCTCCGCGGCAATCTGGGGCTGGACTTTCAGATATTCGGTGTAGAAGCGCCAGAGCTTATTGCCGCAGCTCCGTTTATATTCCGGTGTTTTGTTCTGCTGGATGGTGCGGAGGAAGTCGTCAACCTCTTCGAATTCATCCTCGTCGAAAAACTTCGGGGCACGCAGGAACTTGGCCAGGTCCCTCCGGTAGCGCTCCATGTCCTCGGTGATGAACCGGTCGGCCAACAGCTCCACAGGATAAAGCGAGATGTTCTTGCCGAGTTCGACCTGTATCTGCTCCTTGGCCGCATCCAGGATGTACTCGGAGAGACGCCGGCCTTTATCGGTCAGGCCCACCGTACCGCTGCCCGCTCCTACCAGTGTCTTGACAATGACGAAGATGCCCTTGGTTCCTTTGCTGCTTTTGGCCTCGATTCCCGCCTCCCAGAAACGAAACAGGGACTCGCGCTTGCCGCGGCCGGAGGCGTCTTCCTTCTTCTTGACGATATCCCAGGCATCCTTGCGTCCCAGAGCCAGGGCGGAAAGACAGCAGAGCAGATGGGATTTACCGGAACCGAACTCAGCCTGAATCCAATACCCCTGGCCAACCGGATTCTCCTTGCGCTCCCGCTTCCAGGGGGCGGCCATGTTGCGCAGGATGTCCGTGAGGAACGGCCGGACCGGATCGATTTGAAATTCCTCAATGGTCTGCAGCTCCGGCTTGCGGGCCTTACGGTTCGCCTCGGAGTTCGAATCAGCCCAGACATGCTTCTCCAGGGAATAGACGGAGATGATCTTGTCCGGAACCGTGCAGATCTCGCTCAGGTCTTTCCTGAAGGTAAACAGGTCATCGGCCATTTTATCGTCCTCCTAACTCCTTTGAGCCAATTTTTTTCCAGCACGCCTGGGCGGCTTCAATAGCATCCCGGGCATCTTCCTCACCCGGCAGCCCATCCGTCAATGAACCCGGCAAGGCATCGGGATAACGGGTCGGAATATAGAAAATGTCGAGTTGGGCCAAATCATCCTGTAAATGCGAAAGATATCCCGTTGGCAGCAGGCCAAGCAGATCGACAATCGAATGGGTTCGAGGAGGTGTTTTCCCAATATTCGCTATCAAGCCTTTTATGCATTTTTCAACGCACTGCTGGCTGTGAAAACAGACCTGGTTATAAATACCTTCTTTCAATGCAAGTTCCGCCATCTGTAAATCCTGGCGGGCGAATTCCAACCATCGATCACCTGGCGCGTTCATAGACGATTTCCCCCTTGCCGATGATTTCTTCTTTGAAAAACGGCCGATCCGCACATAGCCGGTCAAATTCCTCCGGCGTGTACACCATGATATCCATGCCGACTTTGGGTTGAAGGAGTTTGCGGACCTTTTTGATTCTCTGGAAAAAAGGCAGTTGGGTACGCTCCACGACCACCAGATCGATATCGGACCATTCGTGAACCGAACCAGTTGCCAGGGTTCCGAACAAAATCACCTTTTCAGGTGACCCGTGCTCCGTCAGCAAGCCAACGTAACGAGCCAACTCAAGATCCAGCAGCTTTTTCCGTTTCGCCGAATATTGCCGTTTATTCAATTGATCGTTCATTTGTGTCACCATAGTGTATTCCTTATACCGATTTGCCCTTTCGCCTTTGCGCTTTACCCTCATCTCTCGCCAGCATGCGTGCGCAAACCTGGTAATCTTCCTCGACGTTAACCATGGCCTCCTCGGTGAGGTTGTCGGGGTTGAGTCCGCCTTTCTCGTACAAGAGCTTGCCCTGCTCGTAGAGCCCGGCCCGCTTGCAGTGGCGTATCCACTCGGCAATGGTAGCGTCGCTCGGCCGTTCCTGATCGGGGATGGCAGCGCCCAGTTCGAGCTGGGCGATATAGCGCTTCACCCTCCGGCCCAGTCCCTTGACCCGGGCTTCACGCTTGGCCTTTTCCTCTTCCTCGGAGGCGGGAAGCCGCCAGGTGCCTTGTTCGGTCTTGTAGAAATAATCGGGCAGGAATTCGGCCAGTTGACGGCGTGGCTTGTCCTTCACCATGTAAATGTAGTGCTCGAATAGGTCGCTATAGTGAACCCCTTCGTCGCCCGGGTGTTTTTTGAGATGTCCCTTAATAAATGCACCAATCTTCTCACCTCGTGGGTACCGAATAAGTCCGGCTCTTTCTGTTCAAACAAGTTTTTGATTACAGGTGTTTTGACCTCATCAGCCACCTGCCTTAATAGCTCGTCGAAGTCGTACGCTTCCATTTGACCGCTACGCACCATGCGGCTCACGACCTCGTCATAGATGCGGTCCTTGGTACAGCCGGGGTTTGCGCCGATGTAATCACCGATAATTTGGCGGACCTTATCGTTAAAAGTAGTTTCGTCTTCCTCGCCGGTGATAGCAATGGTCGCCGCTACCTCACCTGACTTTGGCTTGCGAAAGTTGATGACAAGATCACGTTTGTTGACTTTATCTGCAAAATATTGATTTGTAGTTTTAGTGGCCGAATCAATGTAGAGTGCTTGTTCAGTCCTCTCCACGACAAATCCAGCTTGGGCCATAATATCTTGCACCAAAGCCCAAGTGCCTTCTGAGGTATCGTGATAGCAGAAGGAAGTGCAACGTCCTGGTTTTAATACTCGATAGCATTCTGCCATTGCTTGGCGCATCATATTAGCCCAGTCTTCTTCTGTTGTTCCACGCACTTCATTAACTATAATCTCATCTTCATGCCAATGCATATCTAAATTAAGCCAAGTTTCCCATATGAAATTTAATTCACCATATTGGACTTTTTCTGCATACGGGGGATCTGTAAAAATATAGTCTACAAATGAAGTTGGGATTCGCATAACACATGCATTGGATGTATCAATAAACAGTTTGGATTGCTGTAATGCTATATTGTTATAGCCGGATATCATGTCACCCAAAGATTCATGCATAAATCTTCCAACATGAACATCATGCAATAACTGCGGTATGTAATAGGTACCCTTTTGAATGCGACCAATTCCATCATTATTGTGCGCCATCATCCGCGACGACTTTAGAAGAATACTAGTGAACATAAATGAAAGCTGATCTTTGTGATCACCTGCATTTTTAATTTCTTCAAGGTACGCTGCCAAAGCCCATAAATTGCGTTTGGTAAAGAGTTCGGCAACAGTTCGAAAATTACGTCCCGGCCGCCATTCATTCCCCCAAGGCTCCGTGTCAGAGTCAACATGCATCATCCGATCCTTTGGGTACCAGTACGGAATATCCTTCGCCTCAATATCCCGAATCTTCTCCAGATTATATTTCACGAAATAATCGCGTTTCTTTTTATCCGGGTCGTTGTGTCGCCTCTCGCCACGTGCCGGTTTACATCCGGCTTCGCAGATATAGCTCACCAGCACCGGCACTGCGCCAAATTTTTTAGCTCGCGTGCTGATCTCTTCCACAATGCCTCTTTTGTGGCAGCGGGGGCAGGCGCTGATTTTCTTGGGTTTACCCTTGGCAGTAGTTCCTTCTACCTCCACGCAATCGAACAGCGTCACCTTCTCCAGGCAGCGCGGGCACTGAAAGACTTGGGAATAAACCGTGTAGGCCGTAGTCGCCTTGCCGTTGCAACGGTCGCATCGGGTCTCGTAAAGCCAGTCAATCTCCGGCTTGACCTTGCGCTTGAGATCCTCGAAAGCTTTCTGGAGTTCATCCACGTCAACCGGCGCGCAGTAATTCTTAGTGATGAAGGTCGCCGCCGGAGAGCGGTCGATGGCGATGGCCTTACGGCCCTCCATCAGCGCAGCTAGGGCTGTGCCGCCCGAGCCGCAGAAGGGATCGAGCACCAGATCGCCGGGTTTGGTATAGTGCCGGATGTACTGGCGGATGGCATCATGCGGCTTCTTCGACCAGTAGGTGTGCATGTTATAGATGGCCGTGGCCTTGGTGGTTTCAATGGGCTTATCGAAAGCGGAAACATCATAATCGTCCGTCTTCGGATCGTATGGCCGCTCCTTGATATGCTGCTCCACGAATGACCGCAGGTTCGGGTTCGGCTTATCGCCGGAATAGTAACCCTCCG
The genomic region above belongs to Deltaproteobacteria bacterium and contains:
- a CDS encoding nucleotidyltransferase domain-containing protein — its product is MNDQLNKRQYSAKRKKLLDLELARYVGLLTEHGSPEKVILFGTLATGSVHEWSDIDLVVVERTQLPFFQRIKKVRKLLQPKVGMDIMVYTPEEFDRLCADRPFFKEEIIGKGEIVYERAR